ATGAAGAAATTTCCATTGGAGATTACGTCTTAAGCAGTGGCGATCTACCTTCCCTTGTAATTATGGACTCTGTAATCCGTATAAAAGAAGGCATAATAAAAAAAGAATCCTTTGAAACCGACTCTTTCTATAACGGACTTTTAGGCTTCCCGCAATACACAAGGCCCGTAGAAATTGACGGATACACCGTTCCAGAAGTCCTGCGAAGCGGCAATCATGCTAAAATTGATGAATACAGGCAATTTCATTCGATTGAGAAAACTATGAAGAATAGAATAGATTTATTTGAGAAAAAGTTAGAAAGTATTGATGAGGATTTGGAATTTAAGAAAGTTTATAAGAAATACTTGAAAAAGAAAAATATGTAGTTAGGAGAGTGTGTTCAGGATGATTTATGAATTGGACGGAATAAAACCTAAAATATCGGGAGAGGTATTTATTGCTGAAAGTGCTGATGTTATGGGAAATGTAGAACTGAATGACGGGGTAAATATATGGTTCGGTGCGGTACTAAGAGGAGATGTGGAGAAAATAATTATAGGGAAAAATAGCAATGTTCAGGATAATTCGACATTACATACTGATTTTGGACTTCCCTGTATCGTGGGAGAAAATGTTACTGTAGGTCATAATGTGATACTTCATAGCTGTGAAATAGGAGATAATGTAATCGTAGGAATGGGCAGCGCAGTTTTAAATGGATCAAAAATCGCTCCTAACTGTCTTATAGGTGCAGGTTCTTTAGTCACTCATAAAATTCCTTACGAGAAAGGCGTTCTCATTTTAGGAAGTCCTGCTAAAATAGTGAGAAAACTGACTGATGAAGAGATAGAGCATATTCAAAAAAACGCTGACCATTATGTGAAAAATGGAAAACTATTTGCTAAAGCTCTGAAAAAAGAGAATATTTAAAAATCGTAAAGTGTCATTGTTTAAGGACAGCCTAAAGGTTGTCTTTTTTTATTATTTACATTTATATTTTCTTGGAAATAATAAATTTGGAAAATTGCTTTATTAATAAGAATTAAGTTGAAATCACAAAACGAAAAATAAAATACTAAAAATTTTAAAATAAACTCTTCACAATACCTAATAGGTATGTTACTATAAGATATATAGGAGGTATATTATTATGGATAAAATAATTTTAGGAATTTTAATGTTACACAGAATGACGGCATACGAGCTTCGAAATGTAATCAGAAACAATTTTAAATCTATGTGCAGCGACAGCCTCGGGAGCATTCAGACAGCTCTCAAAAAATTGCTTATGTCGAAAATGGTTACTTTTGAAGAGCTTGTTGAAAAAGGAGTAAATAAAAAAAGATACTCAATAACTGATGTTGGACAAAAAACACTGATAGAATGGATAAGTGTTCCTATTGACATGTCAAAAACAAAAAATTTAGATATTGGAAAACTTCTTTTTATGGGATATATTTCAAAAAATGAACAAAAAAATCTGATTGATAAAATCATTCATTCTTTAGAGAAGGAATATACGTCGCTAAAAAAATTAAGGGAATCAATACATATTGAAAAAGAAAGGGAAACACTTAAAGACCATCTGCTTAAAGATACAGAATATCAAGAAAGAATTAAAAATTTAAATAAAGAAAACGATATATATGAAAACATTAAAGAAATCAGTAAATTTACATTGGCTACTTTAGATTATGGAATTGATATTACTGCTTTTAACATAGAATGGTTTAAAAAATTGAAGAAAAAAATATAAAAAGAAAGGTGAAACAAGATGAATGATATAAGTAAGATTAAACGAAACATAATTATCTTTACAATTGTTAGTACTGCTTGTGGCTGGATTGGATACCTTGTTGATAAATTGTCTGGTCAAGCCCATTATGAAAA
This is a stretch of genomic DNA from Leptotrichia hofstadii. It encodes these proteins:
- a CDS encoding PadR family transcriptional regulator produces the protein MDKIILGILMLHRMTAYELRNVIRNNFKSMCSDSLGSIQTALKKLLMSKMVTFEELVEKGVNKKRYSITDVGQKTLIEWISVPIDMSKTKNLDIGKLLFMGYISKNEQKNLIDKIIHSLEKEYTSLKKLRESIHIEKERETLKDHLLKDTEYQERIKNLNKENDIYENIKEISKFTLATLDYGIDITAFNIEWFKKLKKKI
- a CDS encoding gamma carbonic anhydrase family protein, which codes for MIYELDGIKPKISGEVFIAESADVMGNVELNDGVNIWFGAVLRGDVEKIIIGKNSNVQDNSTLHTDFGLPCIVGENVTVGHNVILHSCEIGDNVIVGMGSAVLNGSKIAPNCLIGAGSLVTHKIPYEKGVLILGSPAKIVRKLTDEEIEHIQKNADHYVKNGKLFAKALKKENI